The DNA window GAGTGTGGCCGTGAAATAGAAGACGCGCGGGTTCTGCAGCGTCAGGAAGTCCTGTCCGCGATATACCGTATATGTCGAGCCTTGCGTACTGAGTTCGACATCGGGCATGCGGTACGCCTTCGAGATCCATGCCAGATTCCGTACGCCGACCGAAACGGCCAGCGACTTCACCTGACGGCCCGGCAACACATCGCCGAGAACATCTCCAAAGTCATAGCGCAAGCTTACCTCGCGAAGCCGGACGTAATCCGACGATTCAAAATATCCGACCGCACCTGGTGAGTTCGGATCAAGCTGGGCAAGACGATCGGCGGCAGCATTGTATGCGGCCGAACCGGGCGTCAGTGCTTTGATCGTCGTGTCGCCATGCACCGACGGGAAAACGAAGCCCGGATTTCCTTGCAAACCAAGCTCACGGATAAGTGTATTGTATTCCTTGTCGTTGCCGTAGTATGTCTGGAATTGGCGCGTCAAATTGTGGATCGTACCACCCATCTGCCAATCCGTCAGAACATTCAGCGTGAAGTTCTTTAGGAATCGGAAATTGATCGTGAACGAGCCGCTCGTTGGGGCAACCGGGTTACCCAGGTACGAACGAACTGTATCCGTCGACGGGCCGGCATACGTCCCGTCTGTATTGAATGATGCCTTCCGCACGGCGAAGGTATAGAACGCCGAACGTGGCTGGCCGACGGCAATCGCATTCTCGCCCGAATAGATCTCCGGCGCTCCTCCGAGGCTTGTCACCTTATTCTTCCCGTAATTCCAGATAAGGCTCAAATCGAGCTGATAATCTGGTGTGTGAAAGAGCTGACCGTACAATGTCGCTTCGATACCGCTTCCTTCGATCGTACCGACGTTGCGCGGTGTCGCACTGGCAGTCAGACCGGTCGATGGACCGTTCGTGAAATTCACGATCGAGTTCGTTGCGTTCTGCATGTAATACGTGAACTCGAGTCCGTAGAGGTTCTTGTATTCGAGGTCAAGTCCCAATTCCAACTCACCGATACGCTCCGGCTGGATGGCATCGTTACCGATCGATACAATGACCGCCCCAGGACCGTCGCCGCTCGGCGTCGAACCCCAGCGAAGACCGGATGCTTGCAACGGGTCCGGGAGAATACCCGACTGACCGTAGGCAACACGGAATTTCGCGATATTCAAATCGGTCGGCAAAAAGTCTAATTTGTCGAGGCGAATCGCGCCACTGGCACGCGGATAAAAGATGCTCGGCGCTGCAGTACCGATCGAGGTTGCATATTCATTACGAACCCCAAGCGAAAGCAAATACTTGTCCTGCAACGAGAAATCCTGTAAGAGATAGATCCCCGCGCTCCGGCTTGCAGCGAGCCCTTCGTCGGCGGAAATAAACTTCGCGCCTGCACTTAGGTTGGTAACGATGTCCGTTGGGAAATTCTGTTTTGTAATGAAGAACGATTGGCTCGATTCATAGAACAACTGTGAGCCCAACGTAGTCGACGTCTTGATATCCTCGCCCACCGGCCAGTTGTATGCGGCAGAAAAATCGAGGTTCGTACGATCTTCGTAGTTATTGTTGAGCATCCGCTGTCCGTTCGTCACCCCGAATGCGGAATAGTCGAGACTTGCAGGGTACATCTGTTGGATGCGGTATGCATAGCCATCGTATCCAACCGACGCACGCAGCGTGAGGTCGGAAACGGGGTTATAAATCCCTTCGATCGATCCGGTGAATCGGTGGCTACTATTGGTAGTCGAGATATTCGCCCCTAAGATACTATCGGCACCGGCGTATGAGCCAAGCCCACCGACCGACTTGGGTCCGAAGATCAACGTGCCACCGAGTGCACCGAGAATGTTATTATCATTCTGGGGGAGCGATGCGTCGACAAGCGAGTAGCTCATCGTGGTGTTGATCTTGACTTTATCGGAAGGAAACGCGCTGAAATTCGCTCGCAGGGTATTGCGCTCTTGCGAGTTATTGTACTGGATACCATCCTCGTTTCGATGGTCGAACGACGCGTAGTAATTGAATAGGTTATTGCTTCCGGCGATACTCAGTTCGTGTTCGGTGAACGGACCGGTACGAAATGTCTTGTTCGCATCGTCGAACGTCAGCGCCATATCCTGGGTGTACTTCGTTGCTTGCTCGTTCCAACCCGATATGATCTTGTACTGATACATCGACCCACCGCCGAGCATCCCTGCCGACGGTCCGTTCTTGGTTTTGATCAGCACGACGCCGTTCGATCCCGATGTACCGTAGAGTGCGGCAGCAGCCGGACCTTTGAGGATCTGAATATCCGCGATGTCGTCAGGATTCAATGTTGCAAGCGCACCAAACGCTTGTCCGCCGGTCAGACTGACGCCGTCTCCAAGTTCTCCATTCGGTACTCGGACACCATCGATGAATATTGCCGGTTGGCCGCTGCCATTGAGGCCGCCACCCGAGCGCATATCGAAGCGGATTCCACCTCCGACCGTGCCAGAGCCTGGCGTTATCTTCACACCTGGAGCCTTCCCATCAATCACCTGCGTCAGATCCTGGTAGTTTGCCGTTTGCGTCAGTTCGCCGGCGTTGATCTTCACGACAGCGACATCGGCATCGCTCTTGAACCGTGTCTGCGCTTCGCCGGTCACGACAACGTCTTCCATACCACGTACATCTGGCAGCATTTTGATCGAGATGTCCGTCGCCTGCGATGCAGTAACTGTGAGTTTGTACCGATATTGTTTAAACCCGAGATAACTGACGCGAACAATATAGTCGCCTGGCGGCACCTCTACGAAACTAAACGAGCCGTCATCTTTGGTCCGTCGACCGATCTTTGGTCCGCTTTCCGGGACGCCTACTTGTTGAAGAATGACCGTAGCCGCAGGAAGGCCCTCTTCCGTCTGAGACGAGACTACCCTTCCGGTGACCGATCCATTCTGTGCGAAGACGGTGGAAACACCGAGCAACAACAGCGCGGCGACCATCCACGATGATGCAAGATATCGAGTGTATTTCATAATTAGCGATGAAGCTGGTGACACAACATCGTCACGTGGTACCCTTGAGGTACTTCGTCGTGGCGTGACAAGAACTAACCCAAGACAATAATACGACGTTTTTTTTCAGATTGTACTAAATTTATGGAAAGTAATTACATGGGGAGCGATGCAAGTATGTTATCTAATTTGGGTTGCGAGGCTCTCAAGATCGCAGTTCACCGCACATTTGCTCATTTTGCAGCCTTGAGATACCTGAACTTACGGGAGGAATCAGGAGGCTTAGATTCGGTCCATTTTCCAACAGTTCGTCGGCGAGACGAGTACACGAGTACGAGTTGAATCGGTAAAGGCGAGCCCGGCAATACTCTGGCAAATGTCGTCGGCCACACGGCCACAAAGATAATAACTGTGCTCCACCAAGCCGGTCACGATCGAGGTGCAATCCACCTGATTGATCTTGTTGTGCAACATCATCGGCCGAGCCGCACCGCCCGTACCGAGCCGCTCCGGATTCCCCTTAGTGTAATCGGAGATATGCATGGCGAGGTCGTTGTGGTTATAATATACCGTCACGAACTTAGCCAGGTCGTCGAGATCCTGATATGGTTGACCCGGTTCAAAAATGTTATCGTCCACGTCCGGCGCACATAGAAAAATATGTTCGAAGACACGCGGCAGATTCGATGTGGGCGAGAAGTCTGCGATACGACCGATCGCATTCTGCAGCACGTAATTCCCCATCGAATGGCAAAGCAAATGGATATTCTGATTACAGAGTTGTTGCGAATTACCGTCGACGTCCGGACGACGAAGTTTGATCAGGTAGTCGCGAAGTTTCAAGATGCCGCGACCAAATGCCAGACCGGATGCTGCGGCCTCGGTACGGTCGGACTTATAGGAAACGAACGGAAGCATCATCCCATCCGAGGGCCACGAGAATAGCACCACAAGCGTCTTTCCATTCTGCCGTGCGTTGATCGTCTCTTGCAATGCAGACGCGGTACCGACTGCATCGTCCCACGAAACATTGAATCCGTGGATCATGACGACTACATTTGCCGAATCGATCATCGCCTGCCGAAGCTCGTCGAACATCGCTTGCGAACCATACACGGCGGCCGGTTGCGTTGCTTCCGAACGATTGCGATCAATATCTTCCTGAAATGCCTCGATCTTCCCTGTCTTCGATTGAGCCGTTAAATATCCGGTGAGTTTATCACCGTCACCAAGACCAAAGCCGCAATCTTTCTGCAGATGCGCTTGCAAGGTCGCCTCGTCTGCTTGCAAGGTGACTTTTCCGAACCGTAGGTTTTCCGTGCCATCGTCGCTAAACTTCGTGCCATACGATGTGGGATTCCATTGGTCGGTTCCGAGATGATTTCGGTTGGTTGCGTAGTAGAGGGTAATAGTCTTCATAAGGCGCTGAAGATACGTAATGTCTGTGTGCCGGTCGGGGAGTGGAGCTGAGGGGACTCGAACCCCTCACCTTTTGAATGCCATTCAAACGCTCTACCAGATGAGCTACAGCCCCAGCATACACGTGCGGGACTTACCCGCAAATGCGCGAACTAAACGGGTTTTGAGCCAGAGACGGTTCCCGAATGGAGGAGAATGTAAAATGTAACATGTAAAATATAAAATGAAGAAATCGTATTTCAGTCAATATCGATTGTACACTGTCCCTCGCGCAATGGTTACGCATTCCAGAACTGACGATCCAAGCTCCGGTACTGTATCGCTTCGGATAGATGCGGGATCTCGATATGCTCGCTGGAAGCAAGGTCGGCGATCGTGCGTGCGACTTTGAGAATACGGTCGTATGCCCGAGCAGAATGCCCCATTTTCGTCATCGCCTGTTTGAGTAGTTGTCGGCCATCGTCGCCGATCTCACAATACTCCTGAATTAACTTCGGTGACAGGTCGGCATTCTTGAATATCTTTCCTTTCGGATTAAGAGCATTGTGCGTTTCGTATCGCGAGCGCTGTATCTCACGTGCATGCTGGACGCGTTCGCGAATCGGCTTCGAGGGTTCGCCGCTCGATTTTTTCTGCAATTCCTCGATCTTCACACTCGGCACATCCACGTGGATATCGATACGATCGAGAAGTGGCCCCGAAATCTTACTCATATAACGCGAGCGCATCTGCTCGGTGCATGTACATTGATGCAACGCCGAACCGAAATTGCCGCACGGGCATGGGTTCATCGCACACAACAGCATAAAATTCGCCGGGTATTCGACCGTGACTTTAACGCGCGATATCGTGACGCGCCCGTCTTCGAGCGGCTGTCGCAGTACCTCTAGAACATTCCGCTGAAACTCCGGCAACTCGTCGAGAAACAACACCCCGTGGTGCGCCAGCGATATCTCACCGGGACGAATATTGTTCATCCCGCCGCCGACGAGCGCTGCATCGCTGATGGTATGATGCGGTGCGCGAAACGGGCGATGAGTAAGCATCGGCGTGTCCGGTGGCAAGATACCGCTTACCGAGTGGATCTTTGTCGTTTCGAGTGCTTCGTCGAATGTCAGTGGAGGTAATACCGACGGAAATCGCTTTGCAAGCATACTCTTCCCCGAACCCGGAGAGCCGATCATGATCACGTTGTGCCCGCCCGCGGCGGCAACCTCAAGTGCTCGCTTCACGGTTTCCTGTCCTTTCACATCGGCGAAGTCGAGCAACGATTCATCGACTCGACGTCGGAACAGGTCTTTAATGTCAACGGTGGTACGTGCAAGCTGCGACGTCCCGTTGAGAAGTCCAACGGCTTCGCGCAAGGTACTGACGCCGTATACTTCCAATTCAGGGACCAGCGCCGCTTCTTTCGCATTATCGTGCGGCAATATAATCCCCTTGAGCTT is part of the Bacteroidota bacterium genome and encodes:
- a CDS encoding TonB-dependent receptor, with amino-acid sequence MKYTRYLASSWMVAALLLLGVSTVFAQNGSVTGRVVSSQTEEGLPAATVILQQVGVPESGPKIGRRTKDDGSFSFVEVPPGDYIVRVSYLGFKQYRYKLTVTASQATDISIKMLPDVRGMEDVVVTGEAQTRFKSDADVAVVKINAGELTQTANYQDLTQVIDGKAPGVKITPGSGTVGGGIRFDMRSGGGLNGSGQPAIFIDGVRVPNGELGDGVSLTGGQAFGALATLNPDDIADIQILKGPAAAALYGTSGSNGVVLIKTKNGPSAGMLGGGSMYQYKIISGWNEQATKYTQDMALTFDDANKTFRTGPFTEHELSIAGSNNLFNYYASFDHRNEDGIQYNNSQERNTLRANFSAFPSDKVKINTTMSYSLVDASLPQNDNNILGALGGTLIFGPKSVGGLGSYAGADSILGANISTTNSSHRFTGSIEGIYNPVSDLTLRASVGYDGYAYRIQQMYPASLDYSAFGVTNGQRMLNNNYEDRTNLDFSAAYNWPVGEDIKTSTTLGSQLFYESSQSFFITKQNFPTDIVTNLSAGAKFISADEGLAASRSAGIYLLQDFSLQDKYLLSLGVRNEYATSIGTAAPSIFYPRASGAIRLDKLDFLPTDLNIAKFRVAYGQSGILPDPLQASGLRWGSTPSGDGPGAVIVSIGNDAIQPERIGELELGLDLEYKNLYGLEFTYYMQNATNSIVNFTNGPSTGLTASATPRNVGTIEGSGIEATLYGQLFHTPDYQLDLSLIWNYGKNKVTSLGGAPEIYSGENAIAVGQPRSAFYTFAVRKASFNTDGTYAGPSTDTVRSYLGNPVAPTSGSFTINFRFLKNFTLNVLTDWQMGGTIHNLTRQFQTYYGNDKEYNTLIRELGLQGNPGFVFPSVHGDTTIKALTPGSAAYNAAADRLAQLDPNSPGAVGYFESSDYVRLREVSLRYDFGDVLGDVLPGRQVKSLAVSVGVRNLAWISKAYRMPDVELSTQGSTYTVYRGQDFLTLQNPRVFYFTATLGF
- a CDS encoding alpha/beta hydrolase — encoded protein: MKTITLYYATNRNHLGTDQWNPTSYGTKFSDDGTENLRFGKVTLQADEATLQAHLQKDCGFGLGDGDKLTGYLTAQSKTGKIEAFQEDIDRNRSEATQPAAVYGSQAMFDELRQAMIDSANVVVMIHGFNVSWDDAVGTASALQETINARQNGKTLVVLFSWPSDGMMLPFVSYKSDRTEAAASGLAFGRGILKLRDYLIKLRRPDVDGNSQQLCNQNIHLLCHSMGNYVLQNAIGRIADFSPTSNLPRVFEHIFLCAPDVDDNIFEPGQPYQDLDDLAKFVTVYYNHNDLAMHISDYTKGNPERLGTGGAARPMMLHNKINQVDCTSIVTGLVEHSYYLCGRVADDICQSIAGLAFTDSTRTRVLVSPTNCWKMDRI
- a CDS encoding YifB family Mg chelatase-like AAA ATPase — encoded protein: MFSRCYSATTQGIEAYTVEIECHIENMSPNFVMVGLPDSAVRESKERVMAAMKNSGLAFDFSKRITINLAPADIRKEGSGFDLPIALGLLAAAGGIDPETLQQYLLLGELALDGTVRPIHGALNVALHARDSRVDLPKLKGIILPHDNAKEAALVPELEVYGVSTLREAVGLLNGTSQLARTTVDIKDLFRRRVDESLLDFADVKGQETVKRALEVAAAGGHNVIMIGSPGSGKSMLAKRFPSVLPPLTFDEALETTKIHSVSGILPPDTPMLTHRPFRAPHHTISDAALVGGGMNNIRPGEISLAHHGVLFLDELPEFQRNVLEVLRQPLEDGRVTISRVKVTVEYPANFMLLCAMNPCPCGNFGSALHQCTCTEQMRSRYMSKISGPLLDRIDIHVDVPSVKIEELQKKSSGEPSKPIRERVQHAREIQRSRYETHNALNPKGKIFKNADLSPKLIQEYCEIGDDGRQLLKQAMTKMGHSARAYDRILKVARTIADLASSEHIEIPHLSEAIQYRSLDRQFWNA